The following proteins come from a genomic window of Pirellula staleyi DSM 6068:
- the lptB gene encoding LPS export ABC transporter ATP-binding protein, with protein sequence MSILVAEGLVKSYGKRRVVDGVSFDVDEAEIVGLLGANGAGKTTSFRMTCGMIDPDQGRVTLGGKDVTAWPMFKRAREGGMGYLAQESSVFRNLTVEQNMLGVMELLGFDYKTRKRRCDDLLEQFRITHIRKSRAGSLSGGERRRLEIARCLVSNPLIILLDEPFTGIDPVTIQGIQVIIRELKSRGISILITDHQVRETLQITDRSYVVDKGTILCHGTPEEVITNPEARKRYFGEGMDIGSTTAAIRSPHFAAKEQPPAPTHAMQMQQELAAKMAAASTARTSRAGVDIHEDETLRADDE encoded by the coding sequence ATGAGCATTTTGGTCGCCGAAGGATTGGTGAAATCGTACGGCAAGCGGCGCGTGGTCGATGGGGTGAGCTTCGATGTCGACGAGGCCGAGATTGTCGGTCTGCTCGGCGCCAACGGGGCCGGTAAAACGACCAGCTTCCGCATGACCTGCGGCATGATCGACCCCGATCAAGGTCGCGTGACGCTCGGCGGCAAAGATGTCACCGCCTGGCCGATGTTCAAGCGGGCTCGCGAAGGTGGCATGGGCTATCTGGCGCAAGAGTCGAGCGTGTTTCGCAACCTGACGGTCGAGCAGAACATGCTCGGCGTGATGGAGCTCTTGGGGTTCGACTATAAGACCCGCAAGCGGCGCTGCGACGATCTGCTCGAACAGTTTCGGATCACGCACATTCGCAAATCGCGCGCAGGATCGCTCTCGGGTGGTGAACGGCGACGTCTCGAAATCGCCCGCTGTTTGGTGAGTAATCCACTGATCATTTTGCTCGACGAACCGTTCACCGGGATCGATCCGGTGACGATTCAAGGGATTCAAGTGATCATTCGCGAACTGAAATCGCGCGGCATTTCGATCCTGATCACCGACCACCAGGTGCGCGAGACGTTGCAGATCACCGACCGGAGCTACGTGGTCGACAAAGGGACGATTTTGTGCCACGGCACTCCCGAAGAAGTGATCACCAATCCCGAAGCACGCAAACGCTACTTTGGTGAAGGGATGGATATCGGCAGCACCACAGCCGCGATTCGCTCGCCTCACTTCGCCGCCAAAGAACAGCCCCCTGCCCCGACACATGCCATGCAGATGCAGCAGGAACTGGCCGCCAAGATGGCCGCCGCGAGCACAGCTCGCACGTCGCGCGCGGGGGTCGATATCCACGAAGACGAAACACTCCGGGCCGACGACGAGTAA
- the lepB gene encoding signal peptidase I, whose amino-acid sequence MTATTADTKTSAAEEKLTPEQSRRETIESIIMAIILAVVVRGFVAEAFVIPTGSMAPTLQGRHKDVVDPMSSYQYQATASEERTSTGAPTGNYVISSTCPISRYPQKLDVINDPADDSFSGDRIIVSKFSYDLKDPARWDVIVFKCPGQATQNYIKRLVGLPNEVIRIAGGNVYTAPRLDPEADFVIARKPPHKLSALLQIVDDSDYVPPLLVEKGFPSKWISTTGSSWKPAADGKSFSIEPTAQTNWMRWRNVFPSFEEWYQLEVDGRLPASAKEKEGQLVTDFYAYNSSESIRQKYQHATWRLEPGTFDNEQYDISVPGPGQPMDASNAGMHWVDDLALDVTAEVTAVEPGSELTLKLVRGGEHFHCTFDLTSGTAKLSRTSSRGEPMAFEAPAGSEDAAKIADPVAQTSVRGTGTHQIRLSNCDHQVLLWVNGSVVKFDKPTTYASAELIAPYWSLEEAGDLQPCGIGVKQAQMTAKSLRVLRDKYYIAVSRQLGEGTETNDYQKSVPRSDIGPWISEATAIQEIFNTPSSWSTSPLFDDDNRRFVEFTMEEDQFFPMGDNSPHSLDARLWAAPPYVTRDLLIGKALVIYWPHTWNRPVPFWPNFQRMGFIR is encoded by the coding sequence ATGACAGCCACCACAGCCGACACCAAGACCTCTGCCGCCGAAGAGAAACTCACCCCGGAGCAAAGCCGGCGCGAAACGATCGAGTCGATCATCATGGCGATCATTCTCGCCGTGGTGGTGCGTGGCTTCGTCGCCGAGGCGTTTGTGATCCCTACCGGGTCGATGGCCCCGACACTGCAAGGTCGTCACAAAGATGTGGTCGACCCGATGTCGAGCTATCAGTATCAAGCGACCGCGAGCGAAGAACGAACTTCGACCGGCGCGCCGACTGGCAACTATGTAATCAGCAGCACCTGCCCGATTTCGCGCTATCCGCAAAAGCTCGACGTGATCAACGATCCGGCCGACGACTCGTTCAGCGGCGACCGGATCATCGTGTCGAAGTTCAGTTACGATCTGAAAGATCCCGCGCGGTGGGATGTGATCGTTTTCAAGTGCCCTGGCCAAGCGACGCAGAACTATATCAAGCGACTGGTCGGATTGCCCAACGAAGTGATTCGGATCGCAGGGGGCAATGTCTACACCGCGCCACGACTCGATCCCGAGGCCGACTTTGTCATCGCCCGTAAACCACCACACAAACTGAGCGCGCTGCTGCAGATTGTCGACGACAGCGACTATGTTCCGCCGCTGCTGGTGGAAAAAGGTTTTCCGAGCAAGTGGATCAGCACGACCGGCAGCAGCTGGAAACCGGCCGCCGATGGAAAGAGCTTTTCGATCGAGCCGACGGCGCAAACCAACTGGATGCGCTGGCGAAACGTGTTCCCTTCGTTTGAAGAGTGGTATCAGCTAGAGGTCGATGGTCGACTCCCAGCATCGGCGAAGGAGAAAGAGGGACAACTCGTCACCGATTTCTATGCCTACAACAGCAGCGAGTCGATCAGGCAGAAGTATCAGCATGCCACGTGGCGACTCGAGCCCGGCACGTTCGATAACGAGCAGTACGACATTTCGGTTCCTGGTCCTGGTCAACCGATGGATGCCTCGAACGCTGGGATGCACTGGGTCGATGACTTGGCACTCGATGTCACCGCCGAAGTCACAGCGGTCGAGCCGGGAAGCGAGCTCACGCTGAAGCTGGTGCGAGGTGGCGAGCATTTCCACTGCACGTTCGATCTCACCAGTGGCACGGCGAAATTGTCGCGCACTTCGAGTCGCGGCGAACCGATGGCCTTTGAAGCCCCTGCAGGTAGCGAGGACGCAGCCAAAATCGCTGACCCTGTCGCCCAGACTTCCGTGCGCGGCACCGGCACGCATCAGATTCGGCTCTCGAACTGCGATCATCAGGTGCTGCTGTGGGTCAATGGCAGCGTGGTGAAATTCGATAAGCCGACGACCTACGCCTCGGCCGAGTTGATTGCTCCGTACTGGAGTCTCGAAGAAGCGGGCGATTTGCAGCCTTGCGGAATCGGTGTGAAACAAGCGCAGATGACCGCCAAGTCGCTCCGCGTGCTGCGCGATAAGTACTACATCGCGGTGAGCCGTCAGCTGGGTGAGGGGACCGAGACGAACGACTATCAGAAGTCGGTGCCACGCAGCGACATTGGCCCGTGGATCTCGGAAGCGACGGCGATTCAGGAGATTTTCAACACGCCGAGCAGTTGGAGCACGAGCCCGCTGTTTGACGACGACAATCGCCGCTTCGTCGAGTTCACGATGGAGGAGGATCAGTTTTTCCCGATGGGGGACAACAGCCCACACAGTTTGGATGCCCGACTTTGGGCCGCCCCACCTTACGTGACGCGCGATCTGCTGATCGGCAAAGCGCTCGTGATTTATTGGCCCCACACCTGGAATCGTCCCGTTCCGTTTTGGCCCAACTTTCAGCGCATGGGATTCATCCGCTAG
- a CDS encoding DUF1501 domain-containing protein: MLTILGKSDRAAACDRVTRRDFLQIGGMALGGLTLPQLLSAEAQAGVGRSHKAIINVFLPGGPPHQDMWDIKADAPSEIRGEFNAIKTNVPGIEIGEMFPLIAAQADKAIFIRTMVGATGGHDAYQCMTARPLMPAPAGGWPSAGAWISKLKGPVNQSVPPHLSLCYKTDHGPWGYDGDGGFLGIAHAPFKLVGGKSETSKTDNMVLQGITLDRLQDRNSLLGALDHFKRDIDNSGRMKGLDTFTEQALGILTSSTLADALDISKEDPKVLERYGRGETKFRDDGAPKMTENLLIARRLVEAGARVVSLNFSRWDHHGDNFNAIRQDGPLLDRAVAALIQDLHERGLDQDVSVVVWGEFGRTPKINSNAGRDHWPQVSCALLAGGGMRTGQVIGETNRLGEYAKDRPVSFQEVWATLYTNMGLNLRSIREFDLRGRPQYLVDDGVQPLKEVV, translated from the coding sequence ATGCTCACCATCCTGGGAAAGAGTGACCGAGCTGCTGCCTGCGACCGAGTCACCCGGCGCGATTTCCTGCAGATCGGCGGCATGGCCCTCGGTGGCCTTACGCTGCCGCAGCTGCTGTCGGCTGAAGCCCAAGCGGGGGTCGGACGTTCGCACAAAGCGATCATCAACGTCTTCCTCCCTGGTGGTCCGCCGCATCAAGACATGTGGGACATCAAGGCCGACGCTCCCTCGGAAATTCGAGGCGAGTTCAACGCCATTAAAACCAATGTTCCCGGGATCGAAATCGGCGAGATGTTTCCGCTGATCGCCGCCCAAGCCGACAAGGCGATCTTCATTCGCACCATGGTGGGTGCCACCGGTGGTCACGACGCCTATCAGTGCATGACCGCCCGTCCGCTGATGCCCGCCCCTGCTGGTGGCTGGCCTTCGGCCGGCGCTTGGATCAGCAAGCTCAAGGGGCCTGTGAATCAAAGCGTGCCGCCCCACCTCAGCCTCTGCTATAAGACCGACCACGGCCCTTGGGGCTACGACGGCGACGGCGGCTTTTTGGGGATCGCCCACGCGCCATTCAAGCTGGTTGGTGGTAAGAGCGAGACGAGCAAAACCGACAACATGGTGCTGCAAGGGATCACGCTCGATCGCCTGCAAGATCGCAACAGCCTGCTCGGAGCGCTCGATCACTTCAAGCGCGACATCGATAACTCGGGACGGATGAAGGGGCTCGACACCTTCACCGAACAAGCGCTCGGCATTCTCACTTCGAGCACGCTGGCCGATGCGCTCGACATCAGCAAGGAAGATCCCAAGGTCCTCGAGCGCTACGGTCGTGGCGAAACCAAGTTCCGCGACGACGGTGCCCCGAAGATGACCGAGAATCTGCTGATCGCGCGACGCCTGGTCGAAGCGGGTGCCCGAGTCGTTTCGCTCAACTTCAGCCGCTGGGATCACCACGGCGACAACTTCAACGCGATTCGCCAAGATGGTCCGCTGCTCGATCGGGCCGTCGCAGCCCTGATCCAAGACCTGCACGAGCGCGGGCTCGATCAGGATGTTTCGGTGGTGGTGTGGGGCGAGTTTGGCCGAACCCCCAAGATCAACAGCAACGCCGGACGCGATCACTGGCCGCAGGTCAGCTGCGCGCTGCTGGCTGGTGGCGGCATGCGTACCGGTCAGGTGATTGGCGAGACCAATCGCCTCGGCGAATATGCCAAGGATCGCCCGGTTTCGTTCCAAGAGGTGTGGGCTACGCTCTACACCAACATGGGCCTGAACCTTCGCTCGATTCGCGAGTTCGACCTCCGAGGTCGCCCTCAGTACCTCGTCGACGACGGCGTCCAGCCACTCAAAGAAGTCGTTTAA